CCAGGGCTACTTCGTCGGGCGTTTTCTTCATAAAAGCTGCAATCATCTCCACAATTGCGGGAAGACTGCAAGGCTCGTTACGTTGGAAGGTACAATATCTGGAATGAAATCGATACTCAATAACATTCAACTTGCAAACGTTCCGGGGTTTTTTCTTCCCACCTGTGTAAGTACAACAATGAGCGTTCGGTGATGCCAGTTTTCACATGCTGGGGAAGCTTGGATGCCCTTGTATTGGGATACATAAACGGAGCATCGGTTTCAACTAAAAGTCTATCCAAGGGCAAAGTGCCATCCTCCAGCAAGCGGCGAACGCCCGTGTCCGATTTATCCTTGCACAGGTAGCCGGTCAGGCTGATGTAGAACCTGCGCTCCAGATACTTTAGTGCCTCTTCGGCAGTTCCCATGAATCCTCTGATGATCACAGGCGGTAGGTTCTCGAATCTGCAAGAGTTGTCGAGTTAGGAACTATAGAAATTGGATTACTCCACTTACTTATCCATTATTTCGAGAAGATCGTGTTGAGCCGAACGCTCGTGGATCAGCAAAGGCTTGTTGAGCCGGATGGCCAGCTGCAGCTGCTTGGCAAAGATCTGCTTCTGGGCCTCCGGTTCGGAGA
The Drosophila bipectinata strain 14024-0381.07 chromosome 3R, DbipHiC1v2, whole genome shotgun sequence DNA segment above includes these coding regions:
- the LOC108121571 gene encoding 3'-5' ssDNA/RNA exonuclease TatD encodes the protein MDLLQKTEAAATTASLLEDQADLMDSMKHCFENLIVIDVGANLTNKKYSRDLDSVVQRARDAGVQKLMVHGTSVKSSKEALRLSRIYPDIIYSTAGIHPHDSKSIVEEPATWYDLEHIAQAQECVAVGPCGLDYQRDFSEPEAQKQIFAKQLQLAIRLNKPLLIHERSAQHDLLEIMDKFENLPPVIIRGFMGTAEEALKYLERRFYISLTGYLCKDKSDTGVRRLLEDGTLPLDRLLVETDAPFMYPNTRASKLPQHVKTGITERSLLYLHRYCTFQRNEPCSLPAIVEMIAAFMKKTPDEVALATAFNALKLFGLS